Genomic segment of Polycladomyces abyssicola:
GAGTCACAGCATAAATCCAAAAAGCTAACACCCCAAACACTGCAATAGAGAAACCGAACATAAACCCGATCATCAGTCCAAACCAGAACACAATGTCACCACTCTCTCAATCAAATGGCCAATCCGATTAATAATATTGTTGCTCCCCATGCTAGATTCCAACCAGCTGAAAATATTTCACCTTCCCGCCAATAATGACGGAAAGCATCAAGCATATGAGCAGCCAAACCAAAATAAACAAAGCTCAACAGAAACTCCATGAGGAAACCCCCTCACTTGACCAGGGAATAGAACCATTCCCGGTCTTTCATATCCAAAGCTATATCAATCAACGCTGCGCGATCTTCGTCGTGCAGAATGTCAGGAGCAAGCGCCACATCCTTTCCTAGCTCTTGTATGATGCCAACCACATTCCGGTTCATAAATCCAAACCGAATCCATATACATTCTATCCACATACCCCAACCGAACCCTGCCGTCAAATCGAAACAGCACCCACGATCCAAGCATGACGGCCACTCCTTCGTGGAGAGGAAAAAATAGTTGGTTTCGTTTGTGAAACAATGCTCGTGAATCGAACCCGAGATCGTTGGGCATCTTTAGCCCCTACCAAGCAACCCATAATAAAAAAAGACCCATACGGGTCAGCGATCATGGCTCGCCCTTTGTGGTTTTGCGTACATCCTAAACCGCCGTCATCAAAAGGAGAGGGGGAAACCGATGGCAGGTCGTTATCAAAAGGAATCGGCTTGGTTTTTTTTGGCCTGTGGCCCTGGGAGGGTGTTGTTTACCCGGTTGCCCCTCATCCGGGTCGTTCGGACTAACTCCGAACCCTTCCGGCCCCATCTCACCTACATCAATAAGTCGCGATTGCCGAAAGTTGCCAAATAGAGGCATTTGGTCTAGGCTAAATACCGATGCCAAATGGTTGGAACCATTTTTTTATCAAACGACTATTATGGTTGGGGAGAAGCCAAACCAAATGAACGTATAAAGGGGATGTACGCATGATCATTCCTTTAATTGTCAAGGTGAACAATGTTTCGTCCGGTGGAGAGGTCAATTCCTCCGTTGTGAACGTGCTCTTGCAGCAAGACTCTATTCAAAAAAACAATACGCCCGTAGTCAACTCCGGAGACGCTACACAGTTTATCTTATGGTCGCCGCTGAATGATCCTGATGTGATCGATACGCCAATCAGAGAGTTGAAGTTTTTACCGTGATCGAATGACGAAGTACCCCATACTGGTCGTTAAAAACCATCAGCGGGCTTATAACTTATAGACCAATGGGGGTCTAAGGAGGCTTTTATCTTATATTAAATTCAACGCCATTGCCAACTTGTACAGCGCTCGCTTTTTGATCCGGTAATAGGTACGTTTACTCCACCCAAGCTCATCACAAACAATCATGTCGTCCACAGGAGATTGATTCAAGTACCGATTTTCGATTAAAAACCGCTCGTCCAGATTCAACACTAACAATGCTCACTCAATCTGTTGGAGTCTAACTATCTTAGTGGCCCGGATGATGGCATATCGTTCTGTAGTGGATTGGTACGCACTAAATCCACGACTCACCGACTCCTCATATAGTGGAGTGCAAGAAGGGAACAGATTCCCAAGCCCCCCCCGCTCCAATTGTCGTTCATTTTCAATTGCCGCTTTTAGGACAGGGTATTCACGGAGAATACTCTCCACCTTCCTGCGAAAAGACGGCTTTTTATTTTTGACAACAGGCGCGTTTTTCGGTGCTGCTCCCACTCTTCTCACTCTTTTTTGCGATTATTGGCTACTGGCTGCATAACCAGCCATTCAACGTTATAGCAAAAAACGCTGAATCCTAAGCCCTTTCTTCTAATGCTTTCACCCACTGGTTTTCTCTAGTATATCGATACCAGCCTTGGTTGAACGGGGGTTAAAACGTTTATGATAATGCACACCTAGGTTACCCACCAATCCTAGGTAGCGTCCACGTATCACCCTCTTGAGGACGAGACTACACTAATGTGTGGCCTCGTCAGCTATTTTTATACCTTAGGATAAGCCAATTTTTATCACCCCTTGATCCAAACCAACATAATATTGTCACATGCCTAACACCCCTTTTTGCTCACTTTAAGGTGGGCTTTATCCACAAATTATTCACATTTTATACACAGCTCTGTACTAATCAGAGCATAGGATGAATACTTTATTCTCAGGGTTAGTAATCCCGGTGCTTCCCTATGAGCTTCACATTAGCCGATCAGACGATCGGTTTTTTTCGACTGTAGCTAATGAATTTTTTCTGTTAATTTTGGTCAAGACATTAATGAGGCTAAAATTACTAAGGCCTCGATGCAAAGGCGGAACCCCTGCCCGATGGGGCGGGGGTACCTTTTCAGCCCATTTTTGTCAACAGGTTAGACTGTTACATATCCTGTTGTATGTCTTATAACGACAACCCTCGGCCCCTACCATCTCGGTAAGGTTTTTTTGATCTATTGTCGACCGGCTTTTTTATCTCTATCGGTATCATTTTGGTGGGTTGCACGGGAATCGAACCCGTGATCGTTGGGCACTTAGGCCCCTCCCCATAATAAAAAAAGACCCTAATGGGTCAGCGGATCATGGCTCGCCCTTTGTGGTTTTGCGTACATCCTCAACCGCCGTCACCCAAGAGGAGGAAACCGATGGCACGTAGTCGTTATCAAGAGAAATCGGCGTAGTATTTTGGGCCTGTGGCCCTGGAAGAGGGTTGGTTACCCGGTTTCATCCGGATCGGCGGGATCGATTGAACCACCATTTTGGTTTTTTTGTCCGTTCCTATACACTGAGGATCTGGCGACTCATGAAATTGAAATTTGAACGTTTGTGTCATTTCGATGGAAAACTGCCCCAATACTTCCCATTTATCTTGTAGCCCTTTGAAAACAAATCTGATGTATTTAATTGGTTTGAATAGTATTATCCTTTGATCCAAACCAATATCATAATATTGTTGCCACATCGTCTGCTCGTGTGTCTTTTTCGATCCTGTTATCCCTTTGGCTTGACGAACAATGAAGAGATAAAGGAAAATTCGATCGCTGCCCCTGTTCGACCAAGCAAATAGTTCCTCCCGCGATGAAGGCACGGAAACAATTTTTGAATATTGGCCGGGGTGGCTCTTTGCTTTTGGCAAGCTGTTGATATTCCTGCTGTACGGGTGTCAGTTTTTTCTTCTTCTCGTCAGCCAGCTTGAACACACCTGGCGCGACCCCTAATTTTTCCAGTTCAGTGTGAAGCCATTTCCGGTTTAATCCAAGTACGGTGAGAGGCTCGTCCAGGATTTTCCCGTCCATGATCACCGCTTGCGGTGCTTGTTCCGGACTCACCTTGATCCCGAGGTGTTTGGGGGTGATAGGTTGGTTTTCCTTTTTCAGGAGAACATTGATTTCTCCGTTTGTTTCCATAATCGCAAAAACTCCACGTCGGCCGCCTTAAAGATATTCTTCTTTCTCAACTGCTCCAACAACTCGTCCGTTGTAATCCGTTCCTTTTTCAAATTGTCTTCAAGGATCTTTCCGTCCTTGATGAGAACGGTTGCCCGTCCGTCTAGCCAACTCCGGAGGGTTTTGCCTTTCAGCTGCATATACTCAATTCCGATGGCTACAGCCGTCCAGACAGCTAAAGAAACAATTCCCAAATACCACTTGGCGTCCAATTCCAATGAAACATACGAGGCGATGCTTCCAATCGTGATCCCGGTGATGTATTCAAACAGAGAGAGTTGGGAAAGTTGTCTTTTACCGATTAGCCGGGTGAAGATCAGTAGCACCACGACGGTTGTAAGGGTTCGTAATAGGACTTCAATCCAATCCGGCACGTCTGAATCCCTCTCTTCGGATTCATTTCTTTTAGACTGCCATTATTTCCATATTCGTTCCTTAATCAACATTTTGAATCAGTTCCAACCCGGAACGTCAGAAGGCTGCCTGATCTAACGAAAGGTCGGTAGCCTTCTTGATTTAAAGAAAAAATCCAGTAGAAGGGGTAACTAACCCCTCCTACATTGTTTTTCACAGACACATGGCATTCTTCTTCTAAATATAAAGCTAAAACCGAGAAACTTTGTTTCCACAGTCGATCGACTACTGCTTTTCTCCACATGGTCTTTCAGGGTAAATCAACCTTCTGATAAGACAAGAAAGGGCATCCTCCACACGCCACATGTCAAAATCGGATAGAGCATGTTTCTCCTGTTGATAAAGAGGCTGCATGACATACCGCTAGAAAAGGATTGGTGAGTTGCACGGGAATCGAACCCGTGATCGTTGGGCACTTAGGCCCCCACCATACAACCCAGGATGGCAATAAAAAAAGACCCCTGTTGGGTCTGTTGGCGGCAGAAGAATCACTCCCAGGAATGCGAATAATGGCTCGGTCTTGTGGGCTACCCACTCCTTGTCATCCAAAAGGAAGCGAACGACGAAATAAAGGCGGTCGTTTGAGAACGTTACGGTGTAATTTTTTGGGCCTTTGGCCCTGGGAGAGGGTTGTTATCCCGGTTGCCCTCTCATCCGGGTTGTAGCGGATTCGATCCACGAGCGCCTTATGCGGATCGAATCCCCCTACTCACTCTCAGGCTAGCGCGCATATCTAATCTCTTATTAAAATGATAATTTTTTAATATATTTGGATTACATTGGATTAACAAAGTGTTCATGAACGAAGAAGGAAAAAGGATTTTCGCGTCTAATTAGATACATCGCTTATACACTTTTATATTACTTCAAAGGAGGACACGATTATGGAAGCTAAAAAAATAAATTATTCAAACAACAGAGATGAGCGTCATAATTATCCGGTTAATATCAATTTATATGAGAAGTACCTAGATCCACAAACAAAAAAAGGCATTATCAATTTTATCAAACGGTTATCTTATGCTTCCCACTCTAAAGAGACCAAAAACTAAAGCAAGAGTAAGGTGGGTGAAGCCATTGGATGAAATCGTAACCATAGCATGTCAATGTGGTAATGTATTTCAAGTCGACAAAAAACAGTATCTTAATCTTAACAGCTTAATCCAATGCCCTGTCTGTGAAACAATCATCCAACCCACTGACCACTTTGAGGATTAAGACAATATAAACGAGTAATTTTAAAGAAGCAAATGAGGGTGTACGAGGGTGTTGGTCACCCGTGACACCCTCATCCGGGGGGTTCGGACTAACTCCGAACCTTTGGGCCTGCCAGCCTTTCGGCAGACCCATAGTGGGCCTACATCGCAGACTTCCCGTTACCTGATAAGTGTATGGAGCGGGATAGATGAGCGAGTGACGGAGGAAATTCACCTCCGTTGTATATTTTTGTCCCCACTCCAAACACCTACATATTGCGATGTTCGCTACCATCCTTGATACCATAGTAACACCGAAAAACGGTCAAATGGTGCCAAAAAGTTGCCAAAAGTTGCCCTATAACAAATCACTTTATTTGTCCCCTTATCTTTAGGAAACCGCTAATGTCATAGTCAAGGTACATAATTACGTTTGGGATATTTACCTTTTCAAAAAAATGCACATATGACTGTAAACTATTGCCCTTCCACAAAAAAGAACATTGGAATAACTTATCCTCAGAAAATGAAAGGGGAGTTTTAAAAAAATGTCCACCAATTCTTTACCTACTTTGAGAGGAATTAATATCCGTGGTTTAATGACACAATTGTTGAATTTCATTCCCATGCCAAAAGCGATTCAATCGATAATGGGTCTTTGGAAAAACATCCAACCGATATGGAATATATGTAAGAGGTTTCTTGGATTTTTTAGGAAATAGTAAAACTGGCTTGTCAGCTCCAGGTGCTTCCCTGTAGCTCTTCAATTAACCGATCAGACGATCGGTTTTTTTCGCCTGTAGCTAATGAATTTTTTCTGTTAATTTGGTCAAGACATTAATGAGGCCAAAATTACTAAGGCCTCGATGCAAAGGCGGAACCCCTGCCCGATGGGGCGGGGGTAAACTTTTCAGCCCATTTTTGTCAACAGGATTAGACTGTTACATATCCTGTTGTATGTCTTATAACGACAACCCTCGGCCCCTACCATCTCGGTAAGGTTTTTTTGATCTATTGTCGACCGGCTTTTTTATCTCTATCGGTATCATTTTGGTGGTTGCACGGGAATCGAACCCGTGATCGTTGGGCACGTGGCCCTGGGAGAAGGGTTGTTTACCCGGTTACCCTCTCGTCCGGGTCAACTCCGAACCCTGGTAGACGATGTATCCTGATAATCGACCCATCCGGTCGATGTTAAAGATACATTAGCCCTTACGGCCCCACCTCACCTACCTCAATAAGTCGCGTGACACGCAACCCTCCGGATCGACAGAGCCATTTTTGGTCCCGCTCCAACCACCTACATATTGCGATGTGAGTCGCATCAACCCCCAATACCATCCTAACACGGGAAAATAGCCAATTGGTGCCAAAAGGTTGCCAAATGACCGATCAAAATATTAACGATCGGCCAGCTTGATTTTCTGACTCATGGTATTTGTGATCTCCCGGATATGTCCGAGGGGAAAGTAGAAAAAGCATTATTTGAGGAAACTGCAATACATTATCCAAGAAGTGCCGCCGCTGAAACCACCGGAACCCGAAACGCCAAGTATCGAATCAAGGAGATTGAAGCGGAAATTAAACGGATAAAAAAACGGCGCAGGAAATGGCAAGAGGCGTTTGCAAATGATGTCATCACTTTGGAGGAATTAAGGGAAAGAACCCAGGAAGACAGGGAGCGAGAGGAACTGCTAAAAGCGGAATTAGAATTGATCCCGCAAACAGCAGCACCACCCCGGATATCGCGTGATGAGTTAATAGAAGCATTAAAGAACCTTCGATATGTATGGAAACGAGCTTCACGACAGGAACGAAAAGAAATGATCCGCGGTATCTTTTCTCGACTCGTCGTCGATAAAGAGCCTGGCGGATCATATAAATCAGTAATCATAAAGGATTTTGATCTAGCTTGAGGAAACATTGTATTTTCGTAACGTTAGGGAAGGATTACCTTCCCCTGAACGCCGGTTCCCGTTTACTGAAGAATGCTTGAATCCCTTCGGCGGCATCCTCGGAGACGACCACCTTCATCATTTCTTCTGTTTCCAAGTTCAAGCCTTCCTCCAGGGATTGTTCCAATCCCCGCCCCACAGCCCGAATAATCCCTCGCATTGCCAATGGTGCGGAGCCCCGTGCCATGGAAGCGGCCAGTTCAAAGGCCTTTTCACGGAGTTGTTCGTGAGGGAAAATTTCATTGATCAGACCGCATGCTTTCGCCTCTTCGGCAGAGATGTGTTGCCCCCGCAGCATGTAATAGAGAGCGCGTCTTTTTCCTATCAGCCGCGCCATACGCTGGGTCCCGCCGTAACCGGGGAGAATGCCCCTTTTGACTTCCGGGAGCCCCAGCCGTGCCTGATCCGAAGCCACTGCCAGATGGCAGGCCATTTGCAGCTCGCATCCCCCGCCCAGCGCGTAGCCGTTGATGACGGCGATAATCGGTTTCGGAAAGTGTTCGATGCGCTGGAACAGAGTGTGTACTTTGCGGATGGTTGCCTCGGGCCCCCCTTCCGCTTGACCGAACTCCGTCATATCAGCTCCAGCGGAAAATGCACGATCGCCGCTCCCTGTCAGCAGCATGACCCGTGTCGCCTCATCCTCTTCCAGGTCGTCCAGAATCCGGCCCAACTCCTCTAACGTGCCCAAACTCAGGGTGTTATAGGGAGGGCGGTTGATGGTGACCGTGGTGACGAAATCTCTGTTCTCTACCAGAAAATGTTTCCACATAACCCTCACTCCTCCCGTTCCAGGATGGTGGCGATGGCCATCCCAAAGCCGATGCACATGGTAATCAGGCCGAAACGGGATTTCCGTCGCTCCATCTCATTGACCAACGTGGCCGTGATCCGGGCTCCGCTGGCCCCGAGGGGGTGGCCCAGGGCGATCGCTCCACCGTTGACATTCACTTTTTCCCACGGGGCACCGGTTTCGCGTTGCCAGGCCAGCACTACGGAGGCGAAAGCTTCATTCACTTCGAAGAGATCGATGTCCTCCATCCGAAGTCCCGCCTTTTTCAACACCTTCTCCGTCGCGGGGATCACGCCGGTCAGCATGATCGTCGGATCCACCCCCGCAGTGGCAGTGGCCACAATGCGGGCCCTGGGGCGGATGCCCAGCTCCTTCGCCTTTTTGCGGGAGGCGATGAGAACGGCGGCTGCACCGTCGGAAATCTGGCTGGAGTTACCCGGGGTGACGACGCCGTCAGCCTGAAACGAAGGTTGCAATGTGGCCATCTTTTGCAGATCCGTATCCTCCCGGGGAGTCTCGTCCATCTCCATGCGTCGGATGTTTCCGTTTTCATCCTCCACTTCGATGGGTAGGATTTCGTTGTCGAAACGCCCTTCTCGTCTGGCCTTTATCGCTTTTTGGTGACTTTCATAGGAAAAAGAATCCAGTTCCTCCCTGGACAACGCCCAACGGGAGGCGATCATCTCTGCGGAAAATCCCTGAGGGATGATCGTATACCGGTCAGTCAGTTTTTCACTGAAGTTGCCTCCGTCGCTCCCCATGGGAACACGGCTCATACTTTCCACCCCGGCGGCAATGAACAGGTCCCCCATCCCCGCCATCACTTCGTGTGCGGCCTGATTCAGTGTCTCCAGACTGGAACCGCACATCCGATTGGAACTGACACCACACACCTCCACCGGAAACCCGGCGATCAGTGCGGCGAGGCGGCCGATGTTGTAACCCTGTTCGCCGATCTGGGTGACACAGCCCATTTTGACATCCTCCACCGCCCCCGGGTCGATTCCGTTCCGTTCGACGATTCCGGATAATACGTGCGCCGCCATCTCATCGGGCCGCGTCCGGCTCAGCATTCCCTTTTTTCGTCCCATCGGCGTCCGGACGGCATCCAGGATCACGGCGTCCCTGTCCTGCTTCATCCCGATCCCTCCTAAAAGGTGAACAATTCGATTCCGCCGGAGACGTTCAGTTCGATCCCCGTGATGTAGCGAGCGTGATCCGAGGCCAGGAAACAGATGGCATTCGCGATATCCTCCGGTTCCCCCGGCCGTTTGAAAGCGGTGCGCTGGATCATCCGCTCCTTCATCTTGGGATTAATCATCTGAAAGGCCTCTGTATTGATAACCCCAGGAACAATGGCATTTACGGTGATGTTATAGCGGGCCCCTTCCAAAGCCATGCTCTTGGTGAAACCCAAAATACCCGCCTTGGTGGTGGAGTAGCTTGCCTGACCGAAACCACCCAGCGTGCCGGCCACGGAAGCCATGTTGATGATTCGCCCCCATTTTTGCTCCTTCATGATCGGCCAGACGGCCTTGGTGGTGTTGTAGGCGCCGGTCAGATTCACTTTCAGATCCCGTTCCCAAAAGGCGTCATTCTGGTGTTCGATCTGGGAGACGTGATCCAAGGTCCCCGCGTTGTTGACAAGGATGTGGATCCCCCCCATCTCCTCCTTTACGAGTCGGAACACTTCCTCCACTTGCTTCCGATCGGTCACATCCATTCGGATGGCCATGGAACGCCGTCCCATGTTTCGGATCTCTTCCGCCGTTTTTTCAGCATAAACGACACCGGCGGATTGCATCACCTGACTGATCGGACCGTATGTTTCGGCGACTTCTTCGTTATTTTCACTTTCCAAAAGGATATCCGTAATCACCACGTCGGCTCCCGCCCGAGCCAAGGCGAGCGCATCCGCACGGCCCAGTCCCCTGGAAGCGCCCGTCACCAGTGCCACCTTCCCTGCCAGCGAATACGTCATCCATCATCCCTCCCATCTACTGAATGAATAATCAATCATTTATACGTGTACCGTGGACATTTCCGTTTTCGACGGCGTTCCTTCGTCGTAAGCCCGCTCGATGGCTTCTCGGTACCGCTTCTCAATTTCCCTCATCCGCACCTTGAGGGTAGGTGTGAGCTCACCGTCTTCGACGGTCCATTCCTTTTCCGCCACGAGCACTTTTTTCGGCTGCTCGTAGGAGGCAAAACCGGCAGTCAGCCGTTGTACCTCTCGTTGTAGCAACTCTTTCACCTCGGCGCGGCGGACCAACTCCTCCCGGGATTCGGTGGACCATCCCCGTTTTCGGGCCCAAGGCGCCAGATTCTCAAAGTCGGGCACCACCAAAGCGATCACGTATTTGCGCCCGTGGCCGATCAGGACGGACTGGGCGATGTAGGGACTATTGTTAATGGCGTTTTCGATGGGTTGAGGAGCGAGATTTTTTCCTGTGGACAGGATGATCAGGTTTTTCTTACGGTCAATGATTTTCAGGTACCCATCCTCGTCCAGCTCCCCCAGATCCCCTGTGTACAACCACCCGTCCCGAAGCTGTTCGTTGGTGGCTTCCGGGTTTTTGTAGTATCCCTTCATCACGTTGGGCCCCTTGACCAGCACTTCTCCATCGTCAGCGATACGTACCTCCACGTTGGGCAGCGGTTTGCCCACCGTTCCAATCTTCGTACGAACCATCGGATTGGTCGCGATCACCGGAGCCGCCTCTGTCATACCATACCCTTCCAATACCGGCAAGTTGATCGCCCAAAAGAATTGGGCGATCTCCGGATTCAGCGGCGCTCCACCGGAGACCATCCCCCTGATCCGACCGCCGAGACGCTCTTTCACCTTGCGGTAGACAAGGCGATCGGCAATCTTCCAACGCAGTTTCAATTTGGGAGGCATGCCGCCCCCCAACAGGAGTTCGTCGATCGGAGTGCGCAGATAGTATTCATACCGCTCCATCCCCACCCGGATTGCCCAATCGAAAATCTTGCGACGCAAAGGCGTCCCCGCATCGACCTGTTCTTGCACTCGGGCATACACCTTCTCAAACAAACGGGGCACACTGGTCATCACCGTGGGTTTGACTTCCACCAAGTTCTCTTGAATGGTGTCAGTGCTTTCCGCATAAGCGATCGTCGCACCCACGGAAAGAGGAACGAATTGTCCCGCCAACCGCTCAAAGACGTGAGACAAGGGCAAATAGGAGAGGAAAACATCATCCGGAAGCACTTCCAGGCACCAGAAATGAATCCCCTCCATGTTGGCCAAAAAATTGCCGTGAGTAAGCATCACACCTTTGGGGCGGCCGGTCGTACCGGAAGTGTGAATGATCGTGACCAGCTGGTCGCGGTCGATCCGATTCAACTCTTCCTCCCAATTCTCCAGGGGATGTGCGGCGCCTTCCTTCAGTAAGGTATCAAATGAGAGAATTCCTTTCTCCCCGGTGACACCCGCACCCGGTTTCATCACCACAATATGCGACAGTTCCGCTCCGCCTTCCCGGACTTTTTCCAGCTGATGTTCGTCCTCCACCACAGCCATCCGGCAATCCGCGTTTTTCAGGATAAAAGCCACTTGATCGGGGGGCAGCGTCGGATACACCGGAACGCTTACCCCTCTCATACTGGCTACGGCCAGATCTGTCACAGGCCAAAAGGGATGGTTCTCGGAGATGAGGGCCACTTTATCCCCGCTCCGCAATCCGAGACGGACCAGCCCTGCTGCTGTATCCCGCACCTGTTTCCATAGTTGGCGGTAGGTGATGCCTTTGTACAACCCGTCGGTTTTGTACATCAATGCCGTTTTGTCCGGATAGCTGTTTACCGTTCGCCGTACCATGTCCAATAGATTTTTCGGCTTCATGGACACCGGCCTCCCATCGTGAACCTCGTACGGCTTCTCCCTCACCCCGCTCCCGTCGTCATACTTCGTATTTGCTGAGAATGGTCTGCAGTTTAATCGCCTTGCTCATATCGCCTTTGATCTTCAGTTTTCCGGTCATGAATGCCGCCGTGCCGTTCAGATTTCCCAGCAGCATGTCTTTAAAATCCTTGGCATCCATTTGCAACGTACAATCGGCAGCGGCCGCTTCCCCCTCCACCACTTTGGCGTTACCGTTGGACAGGTGCAGCTGGTAAGTGGCTCCGTCATCCCCACTCAGCTCAAACTGGTAAACGCTTTCAATACCTTCAACCGGTTTGGGATTCTCATTGATCCGTTTTTCAATTTCCTGAAACACCTCGGCAGTTTTCATGTCGGC
This window contains:
- a CDS encoding SDR family NAD(P)-dependent oxidoreductase — protein: MTYSLAGKVALVTGASRGLGRADALALARAGADVVITDILLESENNEEVAETYGPISQVMQSAGVVYAEKTAEEIRNMGRRSMAIRMDVTDRKQVEEVFRLVKEEMGGIHILVNNAGTLDHVSQIEHQNDAFWERDLKVNLTGAYNTTKAVWPIMKEQKWGRIINMASVAGTLGGFGQASYSTTKAGILGFTKSMALEGARYNITVNAIVPGVINTEAFQMINPKMKERMIQRTAFKRPGEPEDIANAICFLASDHARYITGIELNVSGGIELFTF
- a CDS encoding enoyl-CoA hydratase/isomerase family protein; its protein translation is MWKHFLVENRDFVTTVTINRPPYNTLSLGTLEELGRILDDLEEDEATRVMLLTGSGDRAFSAGADMTEFGQAEGGPEATIRKVHTLFQRIEHFPKPIIAVINGYALGGGCELQMACHLAVASDQARLGLPEVKRGILPGYGGTQRMARLIGKRRALYYMLRGQHISAEEAKACGLINEIFPHEQLREKAFELAASMARGSAPLAMRGIIRAVGRGLEQSLEEGLNLETEEMMKVVVSEDAAEGIQAFFSKREPAFRGR
- a CDS encoding SCP2 sterol-binding domain-containing protein is translated as MSNRYSADMKTAEVFQEIEKRINENPKPVEGIESVYQFELSGDDGATYQLHLSNGNAKVVEGEAAAADCTLQMDAKDFKDMLLGNLNGTAAFMTGKLKIKGDMSKAIKLQTILSKYEV
- a CDS encoding IDEAL domain-containing protein; translated protein: MDRGCCFDLTAGFGWGMWIECIWIRFGFMNRNVVGIIQELGKDVALAPDILHDEDRAALIDIALDMKDREWFYSLVK
- a CDS encoding ArpU family phage packaging/lysis transcriptional regulator, which gives rise to MLNLDERFLIENRYLNQSPVDDMIVCDELGWSKRTYYRIKKRALYKLAMALNLI
- a CDS encoding AMP-dependent synthetase/ligase is translated as MKPKNLLDMVRRTVNSYPDKTALMYKTDGLYKGITYRQLWKQVRDTAAGLVRLGLRSGDKVALISENHPFWPVTDLAVASMRGVSVPVYPTLPPDQVAFILKNADCRMAVVEDEHQLEKVREGGAELSHIVVMKPGAGVTGEKGILSFDTLLKEGAAHPLENWEEELNRIDRDQLVTIIHTSGTTGRPKGVMLTHGNFLANMEGIHFWCLEVLPDDVFLSYLPLSHVFERLAGQFVPLSVGATIAYAESTDTIQENLVEVKPTVMTSVPRLFEKVYARVQEQVDAGTPLRRKIFDWAIRVGMERYEYYLRTPIDELLLGGGMPPKLKLRWKIADRLVYRKVKERLGGRIRGMVSGGAPLNPEIAQFFWAINLPVLEGYGMTEAAPVIATNPMVRTKIGTVGKPLPNVEVRIADDGEVLVKGPNVMKGYYKNPEATNEQLRDGWLYTGDLGELDEDGYLKIIDRKKNLIILSTGKNLAPQPIENAINNSPYIAQSVLIGHGRKYVIALVVPDFENLAPWARKRGWSTESREELVRRAEVKELLQREVQRLTAGFASYEQPKKVLVAEKEWTVEDGELTPTLKVRMREIEKRYREAIERAYDEGTPSKTEMSTVHV
- a CDS encoding thiolase family protein, with amino-acid sequence MKQDRDAVILDAVRTPMGRKKGMLSRTRPDEMAAHVLSGIVERNGIDPGAVEDVKMGCVTQIGEQGYNIGRLAALIAGFPVEVCGVSSNRMCGSSLETLNQAAHEVMAGMGDLFIAAGVESMSRVPMGSDGGNFSEKLTDRYTIIPQGFSAEMIASRWALSREELDSFSYESHQKAIKARREGRFDNEILPIEVEDENGNIRRMEMDETPREDTDLQKMATLQPSFQADGVVTPGNSSQISDGAAAVLIASRKKAKELGIRPRARIVATATAGVDPTIMLTGVIPATEKVLKKAGLRMEDIDLFEVNEAFASVVLAWQRETGAPWEKVNVNGGAIALGHPLGASGARITATLVNEMERRKSRFGLITMCIGFGMAIATILEREE